The Fimbriimonadaceae bacterium nucleotide sequence ACGGCGAGGACATCCCCCTCGACGACCTGAAGAAGGCGCTCCGCGCGGGCACCATCGCAGGCTCGGTCGTCCCCGTCCTCTGCGGCTCCAGCTTTAAGAACAAGGGCGTCCAGATGCTCTGCGACGCGGTCATCGACTACCTGCCGTCCCCGCTGGACGTTGTGGACGTGACCGCGCTCGACCCGCACTCCGAGAAGGAAGTCGTGCGGCACGCGACCGACGACGAGCCCTTCACGGCGCTCGCGTTTAAGATCATGTCCGACAAGTTCGTCGGCCGCCTGACCTATATCCGCGTCTATTCCGGCGTGCTCAAGAAGGGCACGCAGGTGAGCGTCTGCTATCGAGACCCGCAGACGAACGACCTGAGGGTTCGCACGGAGCGCATCGGGCGCATCATGGAGATGCACGCGAACAAGCGCGAGGACGTCGACGACGTGAGCGCAGGCGAGATCGTCGGCGTCATCGGCCTTAGCGACGTCCGAACGGGGTACTCGATCTGCGCGGGCGACCATCCGGTCGCGCTCGAATCGATCAAGTTCCCTGAGCCGGTCATCCAGATCGCGATCGAGCCTAAGAGCCGCGCCGACCAGGAGAAACTGGGCACCAGCCTTCAGCGCTTGGCCGAGGAGGATCCGACCTTCCGCGTCTTCACCGACCCCGAGTCTGGCCAGACGATCATCAGCGGCATGGGCGAGCTCCACCTGGAGATCATCGTCGACCGGCTGAACCGCGAGTTCGGCGTGCAGGCGAACCAGGGCAAGCCGCAGGTCGCCTATCGCGAGACGATCAGCGCGCCGGCCAAGGCCGACGGCAAGTTCGTCCGCCAGACGGGCGGTTCCGGCCAGTACGGCCACTGTGTGCTGGAAGTCGAGCCGCTCGAGGTGGGACAGGGCTTCGTCTTCGAGAACAAAGTCGTGGGCGGCGTCGTGCCGAAGGAGTACATCCCGGCGATCGAAAAGGGCGTAAAGGAGGCGATGCTCGCGGGCGTCGTTGCCGGCTATCCCGTGGTCGATGTGAAGGTCATGGTCGTGCACGGCAGCTACCACGAGGTGGACTCGAACGAGAACGCCTTTAAACAGGCCGGCATGATCGGGTTCCGCGAAGCCATGAAGAAGGCCAAGCCGATCCTGAAGGAGCCGATCATGCATGTCGAGGTCACGACCCCGGAGCAGAACACCGGCGACGTGGTCGGCGACCTGAACGGTCGGCGCGGGCGGATCGAGAAGATGGACAGCGCCGCGGGCGGCGTCTCGATCATCACGGCCCACGTGCCGCTGAGCGAGATGTTCGGCTACGTGACCACCCTCCGGTCTCTGACCCAGGGCCGCGCCAGCCCCAACGTCACCCCCTCGCACTACGAGGAGGTTCCGCGCAACATCGCCGAAGAGATCATGGCGAAAGCCCAGATGGGCAACTAAGGGCCAAGGGCCAGGAACACCGTTCCTGGCCCTTTTTGCTTGCCTTTGCCCTTTCCGCGTGGTTGGCCCTGGCTCGCACGGCCCGAACGCGGCAACAAGTCAGCCTTAGGTAAGGACGGCTTGTATTTTGATCAGCCTAAAGGTATGTTGTCAGTGTGATGAGAAAGCTTCTCTCGTTGGGAGCGTTCATGCTCCTGTGCACTCTAGCGGCCTTCGCCACGGCCGTTGAATCCTATTCCGGATCCTGGGAAATCTCCCGCGGGGCCCGTGGCACGATCAGGATGACCGTGTCGAACGACCGCGTGACCGGCAGCATGACCGACGAAGGCTGGTACGACATGACCGGCGAGAGGCGCACAGGCCGTATCGACGGCACATTGACCGGGCGAAACGCCAGGTTCACGGTTTACTGGAGCACGGGCGCCACCATGGAGTTCAACGGCCGCTTCAGCCGCGCCAACCATGAGTTCGAATTCAACGGGACGCGGAAGGTCAACGGAAAGAACGACCGCGACACGAGCCTCAAGATTCATAGCTACCACCAGGGTTACAACCCCAACGACCCGACCGGCATTTGGGAAGGCAGCTTCAACTATTCCGGCACGGGCGGACGCGCCAAGATCCGCGTCGACCATAACGACGAGTTCACCGGCACCATGTACGGCGACGACGGCCGCAAATGGAAGGTAAGCGGCCGGTTCAACTCAGATAGGAACGCCGTGCGCATCAAGATCGATTCCGGAGCCAGCAAGCGCGAGTACACCGGCAAGTACGAGAAGATCGGAGATGGACGCATCCGTCTCAGTCTCAATGACGACGGCATCAAGCTGAGCGTGACTTTACGCAAGAACTCCTAGAGATTCGTGCCGCCCTTTCCGCTTGACGGAAGGGGCGGCATGCTAGAATTAGTCGGAGATGTTCGCCTTCACGCTCGCAATAGCCGGCCTGCTGGCGGGCCCGCCGACCCTATCGGAGCCGGTTCGGCTCCAGGCCGCGGGCAAGGACATCGTCGCCGGGAACGGCCACGCCGCCCCTTGGCTCCACGATTGGGACGGCGATGGGAAGCTCGACCTCCTGGTCGGGCAGTACGCCCACGGTCGCCTCATGGTCTATCGCAACATCGGCACGAACAAAGAGCCGCAGTACGCGAAGGGCAAGGCGTTCAAGCCGGAGGGCACGGGCGCAGAGATCAACTATGGGTGATGCGTCGGCTTTACTCCACAGGTTGTGGACGTAGACGGGGACGGAAAGCTTGACCTCGCCACTGGCGAGTTTGCCCCCGGCAACATAGTCTGGTTCAAGGGCCTCGGCAAAGCAAAGTTCGCCGATTGGAAGACCGTCCCGGAGACCCCCGATGAAAAGCAGGACTGGGCGGCCAGCACCGTTTTCTTCACGGACTGGGACGGCGACGGAGACCTTGATATGGTCATCGGGGGCTATGGCGGCGACATCTATTACAACGAGAACGTCGGTTCACGACCGGAGCCGAAGTATGGCAAGCGCACCTGGCTCATGTCGGAAGGCAAGCCGATCCTGGTCGGCATGAAGAGCCAACCGGTCGTGGTCGACTGGGACGGAGACGGCCTGGCCGACCTCTTGACGGGGGACAACGACGGCCTCGTTTTCTTCTTCCCGCGCCTTGCCGACGGCTCGCTGGGGCCGCGACAGCCGGTCCGGGTGGGAGGGGCCCCGCTCAAGATCGACCACCGAGTCAAGATCCACGTGGCGGATTGGAACGGCGACGGCGTCATGGACCTGCTCGTAGGGACCTGCGTCGAGAAGGAGCCCGTCATGAAGGGCGACTCCTACGAGAACTACGACGGCTACGTCTACGTCTTGGTCGGCAAGCGGGGGTAGCGCAGCGTCAGCTGGCGAAGTCCCAGGGGTCGCGCTGCTTCCCGGCCAGCTCGTCCACCACCGCGTCGGTCTGCCGCAACCGGGCGCTCAGCACCCTGGAGAGGTTGGCAAGCATGTGGAAGCCAACGTCCTTGTGGGTCACCATGTAGTTCCGCAGCTCCCTGGCGGGCAACCGCGCATAATGCACGGCGCTCTTGCAGACGGCGTTCGCGCTCCGCGGCTGGTCGTCCACCAGGGCGACCTCGCCGATCACCGACCCCGGCCCGATCTCGGCCAGCTTTTCGCCGTTCAGGCTGGTGATGGTGACCGTGCCGTCCAAGACGACGAAGAGGTCGCAACCCTTCTCCCCGCGCCTGCAGATGTCTTCGTTGGCCAGCTTCGTCTCGAAAGAGGCCAGCTCGATGAGCTCGTCGATCTTGTCGTCCGGAAGCCCATAGACGAGGTAGTTCTGGCGGAAGACATCGTGGCGGCCTGATTCCATGGTCGCCTTGCATCTTACCGGCCAGGCTATTCCGGAAGTACCGATACGAGCGCGGCCCCGGAGGAATCTTCCCCCAGGGCCGTGCAGCGAAGGATGGCTGGTGCCTCAGCGAGAGCGGCGGCGGCGGATGAGCGCCACGACGCCAAGACCGAGCGCGGTCATCGTGGCGGGCTCCGGAACGACCTTCAGCGCAAGGTCGTCGTAGTAGACCGAGGTCTGACCGTTCGCGAAGAGGTCGATCGCGCCGACATTCAGGGCGCCACCGTTCTGAGTCCAGGTGCCCGTCGAAACGGTCTGGTTCATCAGCGAGACGGTGCGGAAGTCGTTGGTAAGGTCGATGGCGACCTTGAAGTCCATCCAGGTGTCGCGCAAGAAAGCGACCGGGGTGGCGGTGCCGTTGTCGTCCGTCACCGTGCCCAGCGCACCCTGGAACTTCATCTGCACGCTCCAGTGGGCGTTGATCGTGCCCGGGTACGTGTTCATCATGATGAAGTAGGAGTCGCCGCGCATCGCGGTCGGGACGTAGACCTTGCCCGTGAACTCCCAAAGGCCGCTGTTCGCGCCCGTGAACTTCTGGACGAGGTCGCTCGCGCCGCGGATGTCGACCGAGTTCGGGTTGCTGGCGGACTGGGCGTTGGTGACGAGAGCGCCCGCGCCCGCATTGCCCTCCCAGCCTTCCCAACCGTTCACGTTGTGGAGTTGCTGGCCGTTTTGGTAGCTGTCGAAGTTGTCGCTCCATTGGGCGTTGGCCAGTACGGCGCCAGTGATAGCAGCGAGCATCGCAAATTTCTTCATGTAATCCTCTGAGACTAGAGCCACCTAGAAAGGTGCTACCACCGATTATAGTAGAACGAACATTCCAATTACCATAAGAAAAGTATAAGCAGGTAAATGTCTCAGCAGACACTTTTTATTCAGCGCCGAGCGGCCCTCGCCCGCGTAGAATCCCGCGAATGCCCGAGTTGCCCGAAGTCGAGGCGGTGCGGAGGCTGCTGGAGCGCGTTGTCGCTGGGCGGCGGATCGTCCAAGCAAACGCCGCAGACGACCCGATCGTCTTCAAAGGGTCCTCCGAACCCGTGGTGGCCGCGCTCCTCGGTGCGCGCGTTAAGGCGGTCGGGCGGAAAGGGAAGGTTTTCTGGCTGGAGTTGGAAGACGGGCCCGCCGTCATGGGGCACCTCGGCATGAGCGGATGGATCCGCGAGGTGAGCGGGACGGGGCCCGAAAAGCGCCTCGTCAGCCACGGGAACGCGCCCCTCGACGACCCCGAGGGCCAGCCGCGGTTCCTCAAACTTCGGCTCGCCACGGACGAGCAGCGGACGGTCGCGTTCACCGACGCGAGGCGGCTGGGTCGGGTCTGGCTCGCCTCCAGCGCGGCAGAAGACCCGATGCTCAGAGCGCTCGGCCCAGACGCTTGGCTCGAACCCTACAACCCGCCGCGCCTCGCGAAGGCCCTCGCCGGACGCACCGCGCCCATCAAGTCGCTGCTGCTGGATCAGCGCCTCTTCGCGGGGGTCGGCAACTGGGTCGCGGACGAGGTGCTCTACCAGGCCCGCATCGCGCCGGCCCGCCCGGCGGGCACCCTCAACGCCAAGGAGAGGGGCGCCTTGGTGCGGGCGCTCAAGACCGTGCTCGACCTCGCCGTGGAGGTGGAGGCCGATGCCGACCGCTACCCAGAGGGCTGGCTCTTCCACCACCGCTGGGGAGGGCGCAGGGGCAAGGACGAGATCGAGGGACGGCCGATCCGCCGCGAGACGATCGGCGGCCGCACGGCGGCATGGGTGCCCAGCCTCCAGCGCTGAAGAAGCCGCCGCGATTTGGCCCTGTGATCGCATTTGCAGGTCTTCGTTCGTCCATCCATCGGGAACGAAACACGGCGGTGGGGAAAAGGTGGTGATAGCCTCGCAAGTAGCCGTGAAGGATTTCGTGACTGCGACCTAAAGAGGGGTGCCCGCCCCGGCAGGTGCGTCGGCCACGGCGAGCCAACCCGTCTTCCCGCTCCTTTGGAGGCTCCACCCGACGAGCAGGAGAACCCCGCCAGCGGTAAGGAACGCGAGGTCCGCGAAGGTCTGCGCGTCGCGGTCCGCATATTCCAGGACGTGGTGCAAGCGAAGGATGTGGTGGTCGACGATGCCTTCCACCAGGTTGAAGAGGCCCCAGCCGGACACCCACCGCCGGCGACGACGCGGCCAGACCACGGGACGTCGCGCCGGAGACCCGCTCGGTAAAGGGCCACGAGCCCGATCATGGTCACGAGCCAGACGCCCCCGTGGAACAAGCCGTCCCAAACCATGTTCGTCTTGGCGCTGGCGAGGTCCGTGACCGGGACCACGGCCGAGAGCATGTTGTGGACTTGGAAGACCTGGTGGAAGACGATGCCGTCCACGAAGCCGCCCATGCCGATGCCGAGCAGGGTGCCGGCCGTGACAAGGGGGCCGAAGTGGTAGGCCCGGGAGCCAGTGCCTCCGTTCACTTGGCGATCGGCCTTTCAAAGCGCCCGAGCGCAACGGCGGCCATCCCCATCAGGGCGAGGGGGAGGAGCAGGATGGTTAACGTTTGCCCGAGGGCGGGGGTGAACACCTCCGCCATCGCCTGCAATCGGCACTCGGAACACGACTTGGCAACCGGGCAGCAGAGGACGGCGGCGCCCGCAAGGCAGAGAAGTCTCATGGTCGTTCGCGGCAAGCTCCAAGCTTTAACCGATAAACGACAGAACGGGCGGGAAGCTAGAACTTTACGCTGACCGGCTCGCGGTGGGCCGAGTCTTCGATCTCGAAAAGCTCGCGCGGCTTGAACCCAGCCGTGGACGCGAAAATGCTCGAAGGGAAGCTCTCGATCTTCGTGTTGTAGGCCGTGACCACGTCGTTGTAATATTGGCGAGAGAAGGAGATCTTGTTCTCGGTGCCGCGCAGCTCCTCTTGGAGCTGCATCATGACGCTGTCCGACTTGAGTTGCGGATACCCTTCGACAAGCCCGAAGAAGCCTTGCAGGGCGGCCGCCACCTTCGCCTCGGCCTCGGCCTTCTCGTGGACGGTGTTCGCGGCGAGGGCCTGGTTGCGGGCTTGGATGACGCGCTCGAGCGTGTCCTTCTCGTGCTGCATGTAGCCCTTGACGGTCTCCACCAAGTTCGGGATGAGGTCGTAGCGCCGCTTGAGCTGCACGTCGATCTGGCCCCAGGCGTTCATCGTCTGCCGCCGGAGCGAGACGAGCCCGTTATAGGTCGCTATCGAATAGACGAGAACGATCGCTAGAACCCCGAGGACGACCCAAACGTACACGACTTACGGTACGGGCGAGGAGGCCTCAACGTTGCGCCTCTCTGCGCAATTCTACGGGTTCCACCCCTTTCCGCCAGAACTTTAGAGTTCCGTCCTCGTTCATTTCGAGTTTGCGTTCGCCCCCCATGCCCGCCGCCTCCGAGCCCATGCGCTCGGGAACCCGGCCCATGACGCGCTCGACGACCAAGGTCGCGGACTTCCCGGAAGAGAGCACGCGCCCGGTCTTGTCAAATCCCGCCTCGATCAACGTGAAGGAGCCGTCCGGCTTGATCGTCAGGGTCACTTTGGCCAGGCTCGCCTCAACGGGGTCGTTCTCGTGGCCCTTGGGCAACTCATAGCGGCCGACCCATTCTCCGGACCAGTTCTGACGGTCGGCGCAGCCGTATTGGCCCAGCGCGACCAACGCTATACTTACCTGCAGTGCCCACGATCTCACCAGATACCTACCGATCTATGGGTTTGACGACGGAAGAGTACGAGACGATCCTTCGGCTCTTGGGCCGCGAGCCGACGCAGACGGAACTGGGCATGTTCAGCGTGCAGTGGAGCGAGCACTGCTCCTATAAAAGCTCCCGCTCCGTCCTGAGCCGGTTCAAGCGCTACCGCGAGGCGATCGAGGGCGACGGACTGGAGAACGCGGGCGTCATCGACGTCGGCGACGGGCTCGGCATTGTCATGAAGGTCGAGTCGCACAACCACCCCTCGGCGGTGGAACCTTACCAGGGGGCGGCGACCGGGGTCGGCGGCATCATCCGCGACATCCTGACGATGGGTGCGCGGCCCATCGCCTCGCTGAACTCGCTCCGCTTCGGGCCGATCCGTGAGGGCATGACGGATGACCCGACCGTCGCCCGCAACCGCTACCTCTTCGAGCGCGTCGTGGCCGGAATCGGGGGCTATGGCAACTGTGTGGGCGTGCCCACGGTCGGGGGCGAGGTGGACTTCCACCCCGGATATTCCGGCAACCCGCTTGTGAACGCGATGAGCGTGGGCGTGGTGCGGCTGGACGCGGTGACGACGGCGGCGGCGGGCGGGGTCGGGAACCCCGTGCTCTACCTGGGCTCGGCGACCGGGCGCGACGGTATCCACGGGGCGAGCTTTGCCAGCGAGAACCTCGGCGAGGACAGCGAGGCGAAACGGCCGAACGTCCAGATCGGGGACCCCTTTGCGGAGAAGCTCTTGATCGAAGCCACGCTTGAGGCGCTGGCCACGGGGGCGGTGCAGTCCATCCAGGACATGGGCGCGGCTGGGCTCACTTGCTCGACCACCGAGATGTCGTCCAAGGGCCAGGTCGGCATGGAGATCGACTTGG carries:
- the fusA gene encoding elongation factor G; amino-acid sequence: MPRSHPLELIRNIGIAAHIDAGKTTTTERILYYTGKTHKIGEVHEGAATMDWMEQEQERGITITSAATSCFWRGSNEDKPEHKINIIDTPGHVDFTVEVERSLRVLDGLVAVYCAVGGVQPQSETVWRQANKYKVPRIAYINKMDRLGADFFSVVTRMRERLGANAAPIVIPIGAESDFQGYIDLLTMKATVYTSDDGKTFDIRDIPENLQATADEYREKLIESISDFDDTIMERFLNGEDIPLDDLKKALRAGTIAGSVVPVLCGSSFKNKGVQMLCDAVIDYLPSPLDVVDVTALDPHSEKEVVRHATDDEPFTALAFKIMSDKFVGRLTYIRVYSGVLKKGTQVSVCYRDPQTNDLRVRTERIGRIMEMHANKREDVDDVSAGEIVGVIGLSDVRTGYSICAGDHPVALESIKFPEPVIQIAIEPKSRADQEKLGTSLQRLAEEDPTFRVFTDPESGQTIISGMGELHLEIIVDRLNREFGVQANQGKPQVAYRETISAPAKADGKFVRQTGGSGQYGHCVLEVEPLEVGQGFVFENKVVGGVVPKEYIPAIEKGVKEAMLAGVVAGYPVVDVKVMVVHGSYHEVDSNENAFKQAGMIGFREAMKKAKPILKEPIMHVEVTTPEQNTGDVVGDLNGRRGRIEKMDSAAGGVSIITAHVPLSEMFGYVTTLRSLTQGRASPNVTPSHYEEVPRNIAEEIMAKAQMGN
- a CDS encoding VCBS repeat-containing protein translates to MFAFTLAIAGLLAGPPTLSEPVRLQAAGKDIVAGNGHAAPWLHDWDGDGKLDLLVGQYAHGRLMVYRNIGTNKEPQYAKGKAFKPEGTGAEINYG
- a CDS encoding VCBS repeat-containing protein; translated protein: MDVDGDGKLDLATGEFAPGNIVWFKGLGKAKFADWKTVPETPDEKQDWAASTVFFTDWDGDGDLDMVIGGYGGDIYYNENVGSRPEPKYGKRTWLMSEGKPILVGMKSQPVVVDWDGDGLADLLTGDNDGLVFFFPRLADGSLGPRQPVRVGGAPLKIDHRVKIHVADWNGDGVMDLLVGTCVEKEPVMKGDSYENYDGYVYVLVGKRG
- a CDS encoding cyclic nucleotide-binding domain-containing protein: MESGRHDVFRQNYLVYGLPDDKIDELIELASFETKLANEDICRRGEKGCDLFVVLDGTVTITSLNGEKLAEIGPGSVIGEVALVDDQPRSANAVCKSAVHYARLPARELRNYMVTHKDVGFHMLANLSRVLSARLRQTDAVVDELAGKQRDPWDFAS
- a CDS encoding PEP-CTERM sorting domain-containing protein, whose translation is MLAAITGAVLANAQWSDNFDSYQNGQQLHNVNGWEGWEGNAGAGALVTNAQSASNPNSVDIRGASDLVQKFTGANSGLWEFTGKVYVPTAMRGDSYFIMMNTYPGTINAHWSVQMKFQGALGTVTDDNGTATPVAFLRDTWMDFKVAIDLTNDFRTVSLMNQTVSTGTWTQNGGALNVGAIDLFANGQTSVYYDDLALKVVPEPATMTALGLGVVALIRRRRSR
- a CDS encoding DUF2243 domain-containing protein; the encoded protein is MSGWGLFNLVEGIVDHHILRLHHVLEYADRDAQTFADLAFLTAGGVLLLVGWSLQRSGKTGWLAVADAPAGAGTPL
- a CDS encoding LemA family protein, giving the protein MYVWVVLGVLAIVLVYSIATYNGLVSLRRQTMNAWGQIDVQLKRRYDLIPNLVETVKGYMQHEKDTLERVIQARNQALAANTVHEKAEAEAKVAAALQGFFGLVEGYPQLKSDSVMMQLQEELRGTENKISFSRQYYNDVVTAYNTKIESFPSSIFASTAGFKPRELFEIEDSAHREPVSVKF